One window of Bacillus alkalicellulosilyticus genomic DNA carries:
- a CDS encoding DUF421 domain-containing protein: MPGWLEVVIRASVGVIIVLFASKVLVRKPVSHLTYFEWISMAAVAIIVAIGSFQLTIPPAFIILSLVVWILVPYFIDVLSMKSQTFRNMVRGKGIPFIKDGKVLEDNLKKQRYSSDELLSQLRSKQVFKVADVEFAILEPSGDINVLLKKDYQPLTASDMQIPVAPIKEPETVVMDGKILDEPLSTLGFNRRWLEQKLEKMGVAIENVYLGQIDSFGEVTVDLFDDKIKVPQPVEKPLLLAQIKKCQADLEAFALQTDNGQAKKMYERNSKEMQQVLTKIKPYLK; encoded by the coding sequence GTGCCAGGTTGGTTAGAAGTCGTAATAAGAGCATCAGTTGGTGTGATTATAGTACTTTTTGCGTCAAAAGTATTAGTAAGAAAACCGGTGTCCCATCTAACCTATTTTGAATGGATTTCAATGGCTGCGGTGGCCATTATTGTTGCAATAGGCTCATTTCAACTAACAATTCCTCCTGCTTTTATTATTTTATCTTTAGTGGTTTGGATCCTTGTTCCTTATTTTATTGATGTCCTGTCGATGAAGAGTCAAACGTTTAGAAACATGGTAAGAGGAAAAGGGATACCATTTATTAAAGACGGAAAAGTACTCGAGGATAACTTAAAAAAACAACGCTATTCATCTGATGAACTATTATCCCAGCTCCGTTCAAAACAAGTATTTAAAGTAGCTGATGTGGAATTTGCCATACTAGAACCGAGTGGCGATATAAATGTTCTTTTAAAAAAGGATTATCAACCGTTAACAGCGAGCGATATGCAAATTCCAGTTGCTCCCATTAAAGAGCCTGAAACGGTTGTTATGGATGGAAAAATCCTTGATGAGCCACTTTCAACATTAGGATTTAACAGGAGATGGCTTGAACAAAAGCTTGAAAAGATGGGCGTGGCCATTGAAAATGTTTACCTGGGCCAGATCGATTCGTTTGGAGAAGTAACGGTCGATTTATTTGATGATAAGATTAAAGTACCACAGCCTGTTGAGAAACCTTTGCTGTTAGCTCAAATTAAAAAATGTCAAGCGGATTTAGAGGCGTTTGCCTTACAAACCGATAACGGGCAAGCTAAAAAAATGTATGAGCGCAATTCAAAGGAAATGCAGCAAGTGTTAACTAAAATAAAACCGTATCTAAAATGA
- a CDS encoding DUF421 domain-containing protein, producing the protein MTTVMDLVLVLSRIIVIFPLFLLFSLYMGKRSIGELPIFDFLVIVTLTNVVGADIADPSVSHIYTVFSIAAIALLQKLVSKLIISNRKIGKVLTFEPTIVIQNGQLLQENMKRIQYSIDNILQMVREKNVFDISEIDLAIVEANGKLSVMKKKQKTNVTIEDVGLVKKTSGISYPIILEGIIYDDVLYDFQLNRKWLVSELQKSGVSDINNVFFASLSREKKLHISLKTQPQPTPKLKN; encoded by the coding sequence TTGACTACAGTAATGGATTTAGTATTAGTTCTCAGTAGAATTATCGTTATTTTTCCACTGTTTCTCCTTTTCTCACTATATATGGGTAAACGTTCAATTGGAGAGTTGCCCATCTTTGATTTCCTCGTCATTGTTACGTTAACGAATGTCGTTGGTGCTGATATAGCAGATCCCTCAGTAAGTCACATCTATACTGTCTTTTCGATCGCAGCCATTGCGTTATTACAAAAACTTGTCTCTAAACTTATCATATCAAATCGAAAAATCGGTAAAGTACTAACGTTTGAACCGACCATAGTCATTCAAAATGGACAATTATTACAAGAAAACATGAAAAGGATTCAATATTCAATCGATAATATTTTGCAAATGGTCCGAGAAAAAAACGTCTTTGATATTAGCGAAATAGACTTAGCCATTGTAGAAGCGAACGGTAAATTGAGTGTTATGAAGAAAAAACAAAAAACGAATGTCACTATCGAAGATGTGGGGTTAGTGAAAAAGACTAGCGGCATATCCTATCCAATTATCTTAGAAGGAATTATTTATGATGATGTATTGTATGACTTTCAGTTAAATCGAAAATGGCTGGTCTCCGAGTTACAAAAAAGTGGAGTTTCTGACATCAATAACGTTTTCTTCGCCTCCCTGTCACGAGAAAAAAAATTACACATCTCACTCAAAACCCAACCACAGCCCACCCCAAAACTAAAAAACTAG
- a CDS encoding YetF domain-containing protein, giving the protein MNTNFFALSLELVVGFFALLGMTKVLGKTQITQLTPFDFISALILGELVGNAIYDKEIGIHYVLYAITIWGTLIYTIEMVTQKYKKSRNILEGNPAVVIRKGKIDYQQLKKNRLDLNQLQHLLRQKDVFSIRVVEYAILEPTGAISIIKKAQYEPPTKKDINIEAKPVFMPITLITDGQILYDNLQEAGFNQEWLSQQLRNHGINRTKDVLLAEWLEGDDLFLSTY; this is encoded by the coding sequence GTGAACACCAACTTTTTTGCTTTATCATTAGAACTCGTTGTTGGTTTTTTTGCTTTACTCGGGATGACAAAAGTATTGGGGAAAACTCAAATTACCCAATTAACTCCGTTTGATTTTATTTCAGCTCTTATTCTAGGAGAGTTGGTTGGGAATGCAATTTATGATAAAGAAATTGGCATTCATTATGTGTTATATGCGATTACCATTTGGGGTACATTAATCTATACGATTGAAATGGTTACCCAAAAATACAAGAAAAGCCGAAATATTCTAGAAGGAAATCCAGCAGTGGTCATCAGAAAGGGTAAAATTGATTACCAACAACTCAAGAAAAATCGATTGGATTTAAACCAGCTCCAACACTTATTACGGCAAAAAGATGTTTTTTCAATCCGTGTAGTCGAGTATGCAATCCTTGAACCTACAGGGGCTATTAGTATTATTAAAAAAGCTCAATATGAGCCGCCTACCAAAAAAGACATAAATATTGAAGCCAAACCTGTATTCATGCCTATTACTTTAATTACAGATGGTCAAATCTTATATGATAACTTACAGGAAGCTGGATTTAATCAAGAGTGGTTATCTCAACAGTTACGTAATCATGGAATCAACCGAACAAAGGATGTACTGCTGGCTGAATGGCTTGAAGGTGATGACTTATTTCTTTCTACATACTAA
- a CDS encoding beta-mannosidase, whose product MITLDLNGVWKMKEESEVDWQDAIVPGSVMNDLLVNEKIDDPFYRDNEHQSYEIASKDYQYTREFHVEEQLYLQDKVLLVCEGLDTIAHIYINGKLITETENMHCTYEIDVKPFVEIGKNEITILLFSPISYIKEKQEQMPLWGVVDAVEGYPHIRKAHSMFGWDWGPKIPDLGIWRNIFLVGYSTGRIEDVYITQNHAEEVVVVDVRVKLENVKGSGIDIDVTLISPDGDSEIKTVTIQSENEEHISFSVENPHLWWPNGYGDQPLYKVEVNASTKDKQLDKKEYHIGLRTLTIKHEPDEWGKSFEFVVNGISIFGMGANYIPEDNILARVTPERTETLLRDCIAANFNMIRVWGGGYYPDDYFFDLCDRLGLIVWQDFMFGCSVYNLSDDFKQSITQEAIDNIKRIRHHASLGLWCGNNEVEEAWVYWDFPKTPKHRTDYIKIFEVLLDDIVKEYDPQTYYWPSSPSSGGGFDRPRDPNEGDVHYWEVWHGLKPFDEYRKYHFRFCSEFGFQSFPSLKTVKSFTLPEDQNIFSYVMEQHQKNGSANGKILFYLSENYLYPKDFDTLLYASQLLQADAIKYGVEHWRRNRGRCMGSIYWQLNDCWPVASWSSIDSYGRWKALHYFAKKFYAPVLLSINEEGTTAGIYITNETVSTKECRVEWKLRQNDSSIISSGTIEQNVAQLSAVLCETLVFDDILQEEKARETYLECVLYVDGVEKSSTTVLFTKPKHFAFLNPSIRHKVTESEESFIITLTSTAFAKYVELDVTDADCKFSDNYFDLSANEPKQITVDKSLISEKLTVEDFTSQLAVRSVFDIA is encoded by the coding sequence TTACAAGATAAGGTTCTTCTTGTTTGTGAGGGTTTGGATACGATAGCTCATATATATATTAATGGCAAACTTATCACTGAAACAGAAAATATGCACTGTACATATGAGATAGATGTCAAACCATTTGTTGAAATTGGCAAAAATGAAATAACAATTTTATTATTTTCACCGATTTCCTATATTAAAGAGAAACAGGAACAAATGCCACTTTGGGGTGTAGTAGATGCGGTTGAAGGCTATCCGCACATTCGTAAAGCGCATAGTATGTTTGGCTGGGATTGGGGTCCTAAGATTCCCGACTTAGGAATTTGGAGAAACATTTTTCTTGTAGGTTACAGCACAGGGCGCATTGAAGATGTTTATATAACACAAAATCATGCTGAAGAAGTTGTTGTTGTCGATGTAAGAGTCAAGTTAGAGAATGTAAAAGGTAGCGGCATAGATATAGACGTTACATTGATATCTCCTGATGGGGATAGTGAAATAAAAACAGTGACGATTCAATCAGAGAACGAAGAGCATATTTCCTTTTCAGTTGAGAATCCACACCTATGGTGGCCCAATGGTTATGGAGACCAACCTTTATATAAAGTAGAAGTCAATGCTTCAACAAAAGATAAGCAACTTGACAAGAAAGAGTATCATATTGGTTTGCGAACGTTAACCATTAAACATGAACCAGATGAATGGGGTAAATCGTTTGAATTTGTTGTAAATGGAATATCGATATTTGGAATGGGTGCGAATTATATTCCTGAGGATAATATTCTAGCAAGAGTTACCCCAGAACGAACCGAAACATTGCTTCGAGATTGTATTGCGGCTAATTTTAATATGATCCGTGTGTGGGGAGGCGGGTACTATCCGGATGATTATTTCTTTGACTTATGTGACCGTCTTGGATTAATTGTTTGGCAGGATTTTATGTTTGGTTGTAGTGTATATAACTTATCAGATGATTTTAAGCAATCGATTACTCAAGAAGCGATAGATAACATTAAACGAATTCGTCATCACGCAAGCCTAGGACTTTGGTGTGGAAATAATGAGGTCGAGGAAGCTTGGGTATATTGGGATTTTCCAAAAACGCCTAAGCATCGAACAGATTATATTAAAATCTTTGAAGTATTGCTAGACGATATCGTAAAGGAGTATGATCCACAAACATACTACTGGCCGTCTTCTCCTTCATCTGGTGGCGGATTTGACAGACCTCGTGACCCAAACGAAGGTGACGTGCACTATTGGGAAGTATGGCATGGCTTAAAACCTTTTGATGAGTACCGTAAGTATCATTTTAGGTTTTGTTCAGAGTTTGGATTTCAATCTTTTCCATCTTTAAAAACGGTTAAATCATTTACGCTACCAGAAGACCAAAATATTTTTTCTTATGTGATGGAACAGCATCAAAAAAATGGATCCGCCAATGGAAAGATACTTTTCTATCTTTCAGAGAACTACTTGTATCCTAAGGATTTTGATACGCTATTATACGCATCCCAGTTATTACAAGCCGATGCGATAAAGTATGGTGTTGAACATTGGAGAAGAAATCGCGGACGTTGCATGGGTTCAATATATTGGCAATTAAACGATTGCTGGCCAGTGGCTTCTTGGTCTAGTATTGATAGCTATGGGCGATGGAAAGCTCTTCACTACTTTGCTAAGAAATTTTATGCCCCTGTTCTTTTATCCATTAATGAAGAAGGAACAACTGCTGGGATATATATAACGAATGAAACAGTTTCTACAAAAGAGTGTCGTGTAGAGTGGAAGCTTCGTCAAAATGACTCAAGTATCATTTCATCTGGAACGATTGAACAAAACGTTGCTCAACTTTCGGCTGTTTTGTGTGAAACGTTAGTTTTTGATGACATTTTGCAAGAAGAAAAGGCTAGGGAAACTTATTTGGAATGTGTCTTGTACGTAGATGGGGTTGAAAAATCAAGTACTACGGTTTTATTTACAAAACCAAAGCACTTTGCATTTTTAAATCCAAGCATTAGACATAAGGTGACGGAGAGCGAAGAGTCTTTTATCATTACCCTAACGTCAACGGCGTTTGCTAAATATGTAGAACTAGACGTAACAGATGCGGATTGTAAGTTTAGCGATAATTATTTTGATTTATCAGCCAATGAACCTAAGCAAATCACCGTTGACAAAAGTTTAATTAGCGAGAAACTTACTGTAGAAGACTTTACTTCTCAGCTGGCAGTTCGTAGTGTATTTGATATTGCGTAG
- a CDS encoding DUF4023 domain-containing protein, whose amino-acid sequence MDNTHEFVEQLHDKQKKDEQNRKRQGHGKPSKKLPNKQH is encoded by the coding sequence ATGGACAATACCCATGAGTTTGTAGAACAGTTACATGATAAACAAAAAAAGGACGAGCAAAACCGTAAGCGTCAAGGACACGGAAAGCCTAGTAAAAAGCTTCCGAACAAACAACATTAA
- a CDS encoding superoxide dismutase — MEGYGQQLQAWVQQVNVLWDEQKAELEQRVGEEATREFELALVQLTEKVNSDDRGQVEEELFESAHTLYHKWQEMTEENRKEIKSMLGISGGKGPVTIGGHTLPPLPYDYAALEPYIEKEIMQLHHTKHHQSYVDGLNKAEKELQKARKTGNFDLVKHWERELAFHGAGHYLHTIFWNVMSPRGGGEPKGDIADYIKRDFGSFDQFKKHFSEAAKNVEAVGWAILVWAPRSHRLEILTAEKHQNLSQWDVIPLLPLDVWEHAYYLQYKNERAEYVKNWWNVVNWPHVNERFQQASRIMWTPY; from the coding sequence GTGGAAGGATACGGACAACAGTTACAAGCATGGGTACAGCAAGTAAACGTGTTGTGGGATGAACAAAAAGCAGAGTTGGAACAAAGAGTAGGAGAAGAAGCCACGCGTGAGTTTGAACTTGCATTAGTGCAGTTAACAGAAAAAGTAAACTCGGATGACAGGGGCCAAGTTGAGGAAGAACTCTTTGAATCAGCTCATACTCTTTATCACAAATGGCAAGAAATGACCGAGGAAAACCGTAAAGAAATCAAATCAATGCTCGGCATCAGTGGAGGAAAGGGACCTGTTACAATAGGAGGTCATACGTTACCACCACTCCCTTATGATTATGCGGCATTAGAGCCTTATATTGAAAAAGAAATTATGCAGTTACATCATACTAAACATCACCAAAGCTATGTAGATGGCTTAAATAAAGCTGAAAAAGAGCTTCAAAAAGCTCGTAAAACAGGAAACTTTGACCTCGTAAAACATTGGGAGAGGGAGCTTGCATTTCACGGAGCGGGTCATTATTTGCATACAATTTTTTGGAATGTCATGAGCCCAAGAGGTGGCGGGGAACCTAAAGGTGACATTGCGGATTACATTAAACGCGATTTTGGTTCATTCGATCAATTTAAGAAACACTTCTCCGAAGCAGCAAAAAATGTTGAAGCAGTAGGCTGGGCCATATTAGTATGGGCTCCTCGTTCACACCGTCTTGAAATCCTGACAGCCGAAAAACATCAAAATTTAAGTCAATGGGATGTCATCCCTTTATTGCCACTTGATGTGTGGGAACATGCGTACTATTTACAATATAAAAATGAACGAGCGGAATACGTAAAAAATTGGTGGAATGTCGTGAATTGGCCACATGTCAATGAACGATTCCAACAAGCAAGTAGAATAATGTGGACTCCTTATTAA
- a CDS encoding alkaline phosphatase family protein: MRFMICIIMIALLVGCGGNNEDGASIQQIEKNDKDPQKKVVLVMIDSMMGSLVDNSMEKGNIPALEFLINNGQYYKDLVTPFPSMSVVIESTLITGEMPHQHGIPGLVWYKQDENRIVDYGSTLEKVAKLGTKQTLIDSLYHLNNTHLSEQSTTIFEELQNRNYTTGSVNFLLYRGNTTHRMTLPTVLDQWMEVHGSLQTKGPDLLAFGSAVKPKVIKDKKLPDSIFSAFGLNDEFSVEVVSELIKQGEQPDFLTVFLPNFDKEAHRKSPHYRVGFEKAEHLFQDILNSYPSWEQALEENVFIIIGDHGQDKLIDNEDEMAIDLDRIYADYPITPLTESLTDGQLAFANNHRMSYVYPFGFEEYIPELAETAVIDSRIALASWKDGNWIHVISPDYQDDFRFKPGDEWTDRYDQSWEWEGNEDIVTLQMDQDNQEIKYVDYPDVLNQLYSAHTSHEPASIILAAKPGHTFKSEGAPLHVDGGEHGGVHKNDTLAAIVIAGTDKTLEDIRMKDLKQYIIDIMEGN, from the coding sequence ATGAGGTTTATGATTTGTATTATCATGATAGCTCTGTTAGTAGGTTGCGGAGGAAACAATGAAGATGGTGCTTCCATTCAACAAATAGAAAAAAATGATAAAGACCCTCAAAAAAAAGTAGTACTCGTCATGATTGATTCGATGATGGGCTCCCTTGTTGATAATAGTATGGAAAAAGGAAATATCCCTGCTCTTGAGTTTCTAATAAACAATGGACAATATTACAAAGATCTTGTTACCCCATTCCCCTCTATGTCAGTTGTTATTGAAAGTACGTTAATTACAGGGGAAATGCCCCACCAACATGGTATTCCTGGATTAGTTTGGTATAAACAAGACGAAAATCGAATTGTCGATTACGGGTCTACACTTGAAAAAGTAGCAAAACTAGGAACGAAGCAAACGTTAATTGATTCTTTATATCATTTAAACAATACCCATCTAAGCGAGCAGTCCACAACCATCTTTGAAGAACTACAAAACCGCAATTATACAACAGGTTCAGTGAATTTTTTATTATATCGAGGCAATACAACTCATAGAATGACACTACCAACCGTTCTCGATCAATGGATGGAAGTGCATGGGTCATTACAAACGAAGGGACCTGACTTGCTTGCTTTTGGAAGTGCCGTTAAACCGAAAGTAATTAAGGATAAAAAGCTTCCTGATTCTATATTTTCTGCTTTTGGACTAAACGATGAGTTCTCCGTAGAAGTTGTTTCTGAGTTAATAAAACAAGGGGAACAACCTGACTTTCTGACTGTATTTTTACCAAACTTTGATAAAGAAGCTCACAGGAAGAGTCCACATTACCGGGTTGGCTTTGAAAAAGCTGAGCATTTGTTTCAAGACATTTTAAATAGTTATCCAAGTTGGGAACAAGCCCTTGAAGAGAACGTATTTATTATCATTGGAGACCACGGCCAAGATAAGCTAATCGATAATGAAGATGAAATGGCCATAGATTTAGATAGAATATATGCTGATTACCCAATAACACCATTAACTGAATCGTTAACAGATGGTCAACTTGCTTTTGCCAATAATCACCGAATGTCCTATGTCTATCCTTTTGGTTTTGAAGAATACATTCCTGAACTTGCGGAAACAGCAGTAATTGATAGTCGTATCGCCCTTGCCTCTTGGAAAGATGGAAACTGGATTCATGTCATTTCACCAGACTATCAAGATGATTTCCGTTTTAAACCAGGAGATGAATGGACGGACCGTTACGACCAGTCATGGGAATGGGAAGGTAATGAAGACATCGTTACTTTACAAATGGACCAAGACAACCAGGAAATAAAGTATGTCGATTATCCTGATGTATTAAATCAATTGTATAGTGCTCACACTAGTCATGAACCGGCTTCGATCATTCTTGCCGCTAAACCAGGACATACCTTTAAATCTGAAGGAGCCCCTTTACATGTCGATGGTGGTGAACATGGTGGAGTCCATAAAAACGATACACTAGCTGCCATCGTAATAGCTGGGACAGATAAAACGCTAGAGGATATACGAATGAAGGATTTAAAACAATATATTATTGATATTATGGAAGGAAACTAA
- a CDS encoding DUF2935 domain-containing protein has translation MKSFEQTAVFEHQFWLQVLGDHARFIYDTLSPRETDKIEKAYSFIKLFDQLLEQSRQPLSTAELQRLSEKAEQSAKEIRQFKLEIVADHLIGNVVIELSPTFLNHMVNEVEEYLRILPYLIKQQTPPLTHPLHHHLVWLLDAAGHADAITGSLDMVEAKLSEKSEEFTKTFEQFYIKAVEMAGYLRSHVDKFPALERFNEQVQLEIVLFKNFLDEIEELEMSNRLLGTLQELMADHMAREECYYLMKLAETSELQQPDCDPTKPRKE, from the coding sequence ATGAAATCATTTGAACAAACCGCTGTATTTGAACATCAATTTTGGTTACAAGTCCTTGGAGACCATGCCCGCTTTATTTATGATACATTGTCACCAAGAGAAACAGATAAAATAGAGAAAGCCTATTCATTTATCAAGCTTTTTGATCAATTACTTGAACAGTCTCGACAGCCTTTATCAACAGCTGAATTACAACGTTTAAGTGAAAAAGCCGAACAATCTGCAAAGGAAATCCGTCAATTCAAACTTGAAATTGTTGCTGATCATCTTATTGGGAATGTTGTCATTGAACTTTCACCTACTTTTTTAAATCATATGGTTAATGAGGTTGAAGAATATCTTCGAATCCTACCATACTTAATTAAACAACAAACCCCGCCACTTACACACCCGTTGCATCACCACCTTGTTTGGCTCCTTGATGCGGCTGGGCATGCAGATGCGATCACAGGGTCGTTAGATATGGTAGAGGCGAAGCTAAGTGAAAAAAGTGAAGAGTTTACAAAAACATTTGAACAATTTTATATCAAGGCCGTTGAAATGGCCGGTTATCTTCGGTCTCATGTAGATAAGTTCCCAGCACTTGAGCGGTTTAACGAGCAGGTCCAGCTTGAAATCGTGTTGTTCAAAAATTTCCTAGATGAGATAGAAGAATTAGAAATGTCTAATCGTTTACTAGGAACATTACAAGAATTAATGGCTGATCATATGGCGAGAGAAGAATGCTATTATTTAATGAAATTAGCCGAAACATCCGAGCTCCAGCAACCGGACTGCGACCCAACAAAACCACGTAAGGAATAA
- a CDS encoding DUF1657 domain-containing protein produces MTVASQVKQCLSTLKGIEATLDTFSLEAKNEETRKVFHETCLLTRRVIADIEVRTGELEREEPQYKGF; encoded by the coding sequence ATGACAGTTGCTTCACAGGTCAAACAATGCTTATCAACCTTAAAGGGGATTGAAGCGACATTAGATACATTTTCGTTAGAGGCTAAAAATGAGGAGACACGAAAAGTTTTTCATGAGACGTGTTTGCTAACGCGGAGAGTTATTGCTGATATCGAAGTGAGAACTGGGGAGTTAGAAAGAGAAGAGCCCCAGTATAAAGGATTTTAA
- the spoVAC gene encoding stage V sporulation protein AC: MSDQKKKNLTPVQQEYQKLASEREFKRPVFKNCIRAFFIGGLICLLGQFVQTGFIHYFEFTERTAGNPTVAVMIFIAVLLTGFGVYDRIAQFAGAGTAVPVTGFANSVASAAIEHRTEGYVLGVGGNMFKLAGSVIVFGTFAAFVIALIKTILIQWGGL; the protein is encoded by the coding sequence ATGTCAGACCAAAAAAAGAAAAACTTAACTCCCGTTCAGCAGGAATACCAAAAGCTTGCTAGTGAAAGGGAATTTAAAAGACCAGTTTTTAAAAATTGTATTCGTGCTTTTTTTATTGGTGGATTGATTTGCTTACTAGGTCAGTTTGTACAAACAGGCTTTATTCATTATTTTGAATTTACAGAAAGAACAGCAGGAAATCCTACGGTTGCAGTCATGATTTTTATAGCTGTTTTATTAACGGGGTTTGGTGTATATGACAGGATTGCACAATTTGCAGGAGCGGGAACAGCTGTCCCTGTTACAGGATTTGCGAACTCAGTCGCAAGTGCAGCAATTGAACACCGAACAGAAGGATATGTATTAGGTGTTGGTGGCAATATGTTTAAATTAGCGGGTTCGGTTATTGTTTTTGGAACGTTTGCCGCATTCGTTATAGCACTAATTAAAACGATTTTAATCCAATGGGGGGGACTATAA
- a CDS encoding DUF1657 domain-containing protein has product MTVATQVQQTLAGLKSAQASLETFALQTQNQQAKQMYQNLAQQTQGIVDTLEPRLQEIQQEEPQYRQQ; this is encoded by the coding sequence GTGACTGTAGCAACTCAAGTTCAACAAACATTAGCAGGATTAAAAAGTGCCCAGGCCAGCTTAGAAACGTTTGCACTTCAAACACAAAATCAACAAGCTAAACAAATGTACCAGAATTTAGCTCAACAAACGCAGGGGATTGTAGATACCCTTGAACCAAGGTTACAAGAAATTCAACAAGAAGAACCTCAATACAGACAACAGTAA
- the spoVAE gene encoding stage V sporulation protein AE gives MIFFWAFVVGGIICVIGQVLMDVVKLTPAHTMSTLVVSGAVLDGLGVYEPLIDFAGAGATVPITSFGNALVHGAMAEAERHGIVGVLTGIFEVTSAGISAAIIFGFIASLIFRPKG, from the coding sequence ATGATATTTTTTTGGGCATTTGTCGTGGGTGGAATTATTTGTGTGATTGGACAAGTGTTAATGGATGTGGTGAAACTAACCCCTGCTCATACAATGAGTACCCTAGTTGTATCAGGGGCGGTCCTTGATGGATTAGGAGTATATGAACCACTTATTGATTTTGCTGGGGCAGGGGCAACGGTACCAATTACGAGCTTTGGTAATGCTTTAGTCCACGGGGCAATGGCTGAGGCAGAAAGACATGGAATTGTTGGTGTATTAACAGGAATATTTGAAGTGACAAGCGCAGGTATTTCGGCAGCGATTATTTTTGGTTTCATTGCATCGTTAATCTTTAGACCAAAGGGATAA
- the spoVAD gene encoding stage V sporulation protein AD: protein MLVGHRSWRFDKKPVIISTGTVGGPFEADGKIPEDFDKLHDDLWLGQDSYEKAHKVLLEEACSEAIDKAMITKEQVQFMLAGDLVNQITPSSFASRTLGIPYLGLFGACSTSMEGLALSAFIINAGGADYILTGSSSHNSAIEKQFRYPTEYGGQKPPTAQWTVTGAGVGLLAKQGNGPVVTSATIGRVVDMGLSDPFNMGGAMAPAAVDTIEAHFRDLQIDPSHYDLIATGDLGQVGHTIANDLLVKHGLKLEKEQFQDCGLMIYKEDQPVFAGASGSGCSAAVTYGHLLNRMKKGEIKRMLIVATGALLSPLSFQQKETIPCIAHAVSIEAGGGLT from the coding sequence ATGCTTGTAGGTCATCGTTCATGGAGGTTTGACAAAAAGCCTGTCATTATTTCAACAGGTACAGTTGGTGGACCTTTTGAAGCAGACGGTAAAATACCAGAAGACTTTGATAAGCTTCATGACGACCTTTGGCTCGGCCAAGATTCCTATGAAAAGGCTCATAAGGTGTTATTAGAGGAAGCTTGCAGTGAAGCCATTGACAAAGCGATGATTACAAAAGAACAAGTCCAGTTCATGCTTGCTGGGGATTTAGTCAATCAAATCACTCCAAGTAGTTTTGCTAGTCGCACGTTAGGGATTCCGTATCTAGGTTTGTTTGGTGCTTGTTCTACTTCTATGGAGGGACTTGCCCTGTCAGCTTTTATTATTAATGCCGGTGGGGCTGATTATATATTGACGGGTTCATCGAGTCACAATTCGGCTATTGAAAAACAATTTCGCTACCCGACTGAATATGGTGGACAAAAACCGCCAACAGCTCAATGGACAGTAACAGGTGCAGGTGTAGGTCTCTTAGCGAAACAGGGAAACGGTCCAGTCGTAACATCGGCGACAATAGGAAGAGTAGTCGACATGGGCTTAAGTGACCCTTTTAATATGGGAGGAGCAATGGCTCCAGCCGCAGTAGACACAATTGAAGCTCATTTTCGAGACTTACAAATTGACCCCTCTCACTATGATTTAATTGCTACTGGCGATTTGGGACAAGTAGGTCATACGATAGCAAATGATTTATTGGTAAAGCATGGACTGAAGTTAGAGAAAGAGCAATTTCAAGATTGTGGATTAATGATTTATAAAGAAGACCAACCGGTATTTGCTGGGGCAAGTGGCTCAGGTTGCTCAGCTGCTGTGACGTATGGTCATTTATTAAATCGAATGAAAAAAGGTGAAATAAAAAGAATGTTAATCGTCGCAACAGGAGCCCTTTTGTCTCCTTTATCGTTTCAGCAAAAAGAAACGATTCCTTGTATCGCTCATGCGGTGTCTATTGAAGCTGGAGGTGGTTTAACATGA